AAAGATGACAAAGATGATTCATCATCTGCGCCGGATTTAATTGCACCTAATCAGCCAACAGCTACTCTGGCCGATGACACTGTTACGATCACGGGTAAGGCCGAAGCTAATGCAAAGATTTATATTCAAGATGCGAAGGGACAGATCCTTGCTTCTGGTACTGTCGATAGCAATGGTAATTTTACCATTAAACTTGATAAACCATTGGTAAATGGTGAAAAAGTAGCTGTTATTGCACAAGATGCTGCTGGTAATAATTCTAAAGCAGCTGTTGTTACTGGTACTAAAGACACAATTGCGCCAGATGCTCCTCAGGCTCAATTAAATGAAGATGGTTCGATCTTAGATGGTAAAACTGAAGCGAATGCTACTGTAAACGTCTATGATGCTAGCGGAAAATTATTAGGAACTGTAAAAGCAAATTCAGATGGAATTTTTTCTTTAAAGCTAACTCCACCTTTGACCAGTGAAGCGGGTGGCAAAGTTGTTGCTGTAGATGCAGCAGAGAATAAATCTGAAGCTACTCTGATCTTTGCTGGGAAAGATACTATTCTTCCAGAGGTTCCTTTCGTTGAAGTAAATAAAGAAGGAACTGTGGTTGAAGGAAAAACAGAGGCTAATGCAAAAGTTCAAATAAAAGATGCAGATGGTAAAGTCATTGGAAGTGGTACGGCCAATGCGCAAGGTGAATTTAAAATTACGCTTTCTTCTGCCTTAAAAGAGTCACAAAAGGCGACAATTATTGTTGAAGATGCGGCAGGTAATACCTCTAAGCCTTTAGAGGTCACCTCTGGCTATGACACTGTAGCGCCAGATAAACCTACAGCTACAGTGAATGCAGAAGGAACTTCGGTTACTGGTACTGCTGAAGCCAATTCAAAAATAGAAATTAAAAACTCAGCAGATAAGGTTATTGGTACTGGTACAGCAGATGCGAATGGAAAATTTATAATCACTATTTCTCCTGCTTTAACCGATAGCTCGAAAGGTTCTGTAATAGCAATAGACAGTTCAGGAAATAAATCTACTGCGCTGGAAATTGTTGGTAGTGATAAAGATACTATAGCTCCTGAGAAACCTATTTTTAATAGAGTGGATAATGATAATGGTACTAGTGTAAAACAAATTGCTGCTAACTCAGAAACTGATGATTCAACTCCAAAAATTACTGTCAAAGTTGAGTCTCATGCAACGTTGACTATTTACGATAATGGAGTGGCAATTTCGATCATTAAAGTTGGTCAGGTCGGTGCCAATAATCTATGGTCATTTACACTTGATAAAGATTTAGCTGTTGGGAAACATACGATTACTTTAATTCAAACAGACGCAGCAGGACTTACCAGTGAAGTGAGTTCACCATTTACCTTTTATGTGGTCGCACCAAAAGTGGCGAGTACGAGTGAAATTGTCAGTAGTGATGTAAATGAAGTTGTCCCTTCTGTGGCGGATAGTGTCGGGTTAAATACATTAAAGTTAGTGCAAAACACAGCCAATGAATCGAATAGTCAGCAGCAAAAATCTGTGCCATTAGATGATTTATTAAAAAGCTCTTCGACTGATGCTTCTGACCCGATCGCAAAAATTTTATCTGCTACAGAGTCTAAACCAGTGGTGCATGAACAGAGCGAAGTAAATAATACAGCGAGTGATGTCACAACTAATCTAGAACAGCTTCTACCAAATACGGCTTCTTCAGCTTTATCAAATCTGTTAGATCAAACTTATTCAGTCGTCTAAAAAACTCTTAAAAAAAGCGCTCATTGAGCGCTTTTTTATTTATCAATGATTTATTTTAGGTGCTTTTATAAAAGCCGTCAGTCCATAGAGAATTGCACCAATTGTTGCTAACAACATATCTTTATGGGCATCCCACATGTCACCTTGTTGGCCATTATAATTCTCAGCTTGTTCTGGTGATAAGCCAATCGCAATTGCCCATTCAACCAGTTCATAAAAAACGCTAGATGCCATGACGAACTGAACCACAAGTAAAAATAGAGTAAAAGGCCGCGCTGTAGGTAACCAAACTTGAAAAACTCGATAAATAAGAGGGTAGAGTAAAACGCCATATGCAAGATGAACTAAGCGATCATACATGTTCCGGGACCATCCCATGTATTGATCTAGATTAAAATGAAATATGTGTTGAATCCAGTCATTGTACGGAACATATGAGTACAGGTAGTGTGCACCGATAATATGGATGAGCAAAAAACCTAAATAGAAAGTAAAACTCAAAAAATCGAGACCAATCTTTTTAAAAATAATAAATAAGAGAACTAACATAAAAATTGTACCCACCTGATGAAGTAAATAAGCTTCAAATTCAAGGGGCTGAATGCCGGAAATGACAATTGCAATTAAAAGTAGGCCAAGAGCAATATAGTGTTTAAGTTTGAATTGTTTTTCGATCATTTTAGAAATAGAACTTTATTGTGCTTTATGTCAGTGTAATAAAAAAGCGAAGCCGAAGCTCCGCTTTTTATAAACTTTTTAATTAGATTTTGCTAATTAAATCGTTAATTTGTTTAGCTTGTTCAGCTGCATTACCTGTGTAAGTTGCAGGAGTAAGTTCAGCTAAACGTGCGCGTTCTTCGCTTGGCACTTGAGAAAGCTCATCACCATTTACGAAGTTAACCATCATGTCGCGAGTCATTGCTTGACCACGAGTTAATGCTTTTAACTTTTCATATGGCTTTTCAACGTTATAACGACGCATAACAGTTTGAATTGGTTCTGCTAACACTTCTTGAGCTTGATCAAGATCTTCAAGTAAGCGGTTTGCATTGAGTTCAAGTTTACCAACACCTTTTAAACACGCATCAAAAGCAATTAAACTTTGCGCAAAACCAACACCCATATTACGAAGTACAGTAGAGTCAGTTAAGTCACGCTGCCAGCGAGAAATTGGTAATTTTTCGCCTAAGTGTGCCAATACAGCATTCGCAATACCTAAGTTACCTTCAGAGTTTTCAAAGTCAATTGGGTTAACTTTGTGTGGCATAGTTGAAGAACCAACTTCACCATCTTTCAATCTTTGTTTGAAGTAACCTAAAGAAATGTAACCCCATACGTCTCGGTTAAAGTCGATTAAAATCGTGTTAAAGCGACGTAAAGCATCAAACAACTCTGCCATGTAGTCATGTGGTTCGATTTGTGTCGTGTACGGGTTGAATGCTAAACCTAAAGATTCAACAAAAGCTTGAGCATGTGCAGCCCAGTCAACATCTGGGTAAGCAGAAAGGTGAGCATTGTAGTTACCTACAGCACCATTGATTTTGCCTAGTAGCTCAACATTTTCAAATTGTTTGATTTGGCGAGCTAAACGGTATGCAACGTTTGCCATTTCTTTACCCAAAGTTGTTGGGCTTGCAGTTTGGCCGTGTGTACGTGACAACATTGGTTGTTCAGCGTGAGTCGTTGCCAAAGCAGAAATCGCATTTAAAATTTGCTTCATGCTTGATACTAAAACTTCACGGCCGTTTTTAAGCATGAGTGCATGAGACAAGTTGTTGATGTCTTCTGAAGTACATGCAAAGTGAATGAACTCACCCGCATTTTGTAATTCAGCGATACCTGCAATTTTCTCTTTTAAGAAATATTCAACAGCTTTTACATCATGGTTAGTTGTGCGTTCAATTTCTTTAATGCGGTTAGCATCTTCTTCAGAAAAGTTGCTAACAATTGCATCTAACGCTGCATTTGTTTCATTTGAAAAAGGAGCAACTTCAACAATTTCTGGACGGTTAGAAAGCGCTTGTAACCAACGCACTTCTACAGTGACACGAGCATGAATTAAACCAAACTCAGAAAGAAAAGGGCGTAGCGCATCACATTTGCTGGCATAACGTCCATCTAATGGTGATAGTGCGGTTAAAGCGTTCATAACGATTCCTTAATGTTGGAATAAACATAAAACTAAAAATAATCTCTTTACAGCCTTAGATGACTTGGTACTGTAAACGAGCAAGTGCCTGAATATCCTGTAGCAATTTACGTTTGCTAAAAATCATGTTCCACGAACTACCACCGAGTTGTCGCCATAAATGGGCCATTTGCAAGCCAGTAAACAGACAAGCACGGATGCGGTTAGTGTGGTTGGTATCTTTAAATGCTTCTGCATTACCACGAACGAGAATGCGAGGGTTAATCTGCCCAGCAGTATCAACATAAGTTTGAGCCAAATTGGCTAAAATGCTTGGGTGTAAGTAATTATTATCAAAAAAAGAAAGCTGTTTTAAAATCTTTTGCTGAGCTTTTTCAATAATTGCAACGTATTCAGGATTGCTATAGACCTTCTTCTCTAATTGCAAAAGGGACATTGCATATGACATTGGAAGCTTGGCAGTGCCCATTTTCGGAAGGCGAGATTTAGGCATGTTTGTAAAAGGTTGAGTAATACAATTTTCGAGGGTCTTAAGCCCTAAAGAAATATCTGCCAACTGATTAAAAAAATCTAATGTTTGAACACCATTGTTGACTGTAGGGCGAATATTTAAACTCGCTTTGATTAACAGCTCAAAATAGAAGTTACCACTTTCACCAATACTCTGCTGACCCGTTAAAGCTGTCATGTGCGTGAGCTGGGTAGCCTGAAATACCCCAGCCAAGGCAAGGGCA
This region of Acinetobacter sp. XS-4 genomic DNA includes:
- the blp2 gene encoding Ig-like repeat protein Blp2 gives rise to the protein MTRIIVASKEGLDVLQDGQLNKVVLNQPTIIQIGVSQKDIASMEKQGGSLIIHLKNGETLVLENFFNEAANTTDHSLVFPTEHGKFVEAQFDAQGKVIDYTGLNHVTDLAYTSTSQPASTMAVDDSPTFSMGNVLKAGLAVLAAEGLYLWAFDKDDKDDSSSAPDLIAPNQPTATLADDTVTITGKAEANAKIYIQDAKGQILASGTVDSNGNFTIKLDKPLVNGEKVAVIAQDAAGNNSKAAVVTGTKDTIAPDAPQAQLNEDGSILDGKTEANATVNVYDASGKLLGTVKANSDGIFSLKLTPPLTSEAGGKVVAVDAAENKSEATLIFAGKDTILPEVPFVEVNKEGTVVEGKTEANAKVQIKDADGKVIGSGTANAQGEFKITLSSALKESQKATIIVEDAAGNTSKPLEVTSGYDTVAPDKPTATVNAEGTSVTGTAEANSKIEIKNSADKVIGTGTADANGKFIITISPALTDSSKGSVIAIDSSGNKSTALEIVGSDKDTIAPEKPIFNRVDNDNGTSVKQIAANSETDDSTPKITVKVESHATLTIYDNGVAISIIKVGQVGANNLWSFTLDKDLAVGKHTITLIQTDAAGLTSEVSSPFTFYVVAPKVASTSEIVSSDVNEVVPSVADSVGLNTLKLVQNTANESNSQQQKSVPLDDLLKSSSTDASDPIAKILSATESKPVVHEQSEVNNTASDVTTNLEQLLPNTASSALSNLLDQTYSVV
- a CDS encoding DUF2238 domain-containing protein; protein product: MIEKQFKLKHYIALGLLLIAIVISGIQPLEFEAYLLHQVGTIFMLVLLFIIFKKIGLDFLSFTFYLGFLLIHIIGAHYLYSYVPYNDWIQHIFHFNLDQYMGWSRNMYDRLVHLAYGVLLYPLIYRVFQVWLPTARPFTLFLLVVQFVMASSVFYELVEWAIAIGLSPEQAENYNGQQGDMWDAHKDMLLATIGAILYGLTAFIKAPKINH
- the purB gene encoding adenylosuccinate lyase, with translation MNALTALSPLDGRYASKCDALRPFLSEFGLIHARVTVEVRWLQALSNRPEIVEVAPFSNETNAALDAIVSNFSEEDANRIKEIERTTNHDVKAVEYFLKEKIAGIAELQNAGEFIHFACTSEDINNLSHALMLKNGREVLVSSMKQILNAISALATTHAEQPMLSRTHGQTASPTTLGKEMANVAYRLARQIKQFENVELLGKINGAVGNYNAHLSAYPDVDWAAHAQAFVESLGLAFNPYTTQIEPHDYMAELFDALRRFNTILIDFNRDVWGYISLGYFKQRLKDGEVGSSTMPHKVNPIDFENSEGNLGIANAVLAHLGEKLPISRWQRDLTDSTVLRNMGVGFAQSLIAFDACLKGVGKLELNANRLLEDLDQAQEVLAEPIQTVMRRYNVEKPYEKLKALTRGQAMTRDMMVNFVNGDELSQVPSEERARLAELTPATYTGNAAEQAKQINDLISKI
- the hflD gene encoding high frequency lysogenization protein HflD, whose product is MVELPFQQSQALNVRQNRALALAGVFQATQLTHMTALTGQQSIGESGNFYFELLIKASLNIRPTVNNGVQTLDFFNQLADISLGLKTLENCITQPFTNMPKSRLPKMGTAKLPMSYAMSLLQLEKKVYSNPEYVAIIEKAQQKILKQLSFFDNNYLHPSILANLAQTYVDTAGQINPRILVRGNAEAFKDTNHTNRIRACLFTGLQMAHLWRQLGGSSWNMIFSKRKLLQDIQALARLQYQVI